In a genomic window of Flavobacterium crassostreae:
- a CDS encoding HipA domain-containing protein has product MRRCLYCYQELEDDNNDYYHAKCNKAFYGTSKAPSLPYRLEDMAKLAKEAIELSITVPGVQPKLSLSLIQSNLEEGQSGRLTIMDALDGNYILKPQNQLYEQMPENEHLSMKLAELFNINVVPHNLIPLASGELCYITKRIDRPAPNAKIHMIDLLQIAELEDKYKGTMEMVAKTIGELSANTLLDKLRFFELAVFNYIIGNNDMHLKNFSMWHPNLSWELSPAYDLLNVKIILPKDDEDTALLFGGKKKNFTKKYFDRFGAVLELNEKQVNFVYMRLEKWRLKAIELIQQSFLDDEKKDNYTALIEKRTQLFLSEK; this is encoded by the coding sequence ATGCGTAGATGTTTGTATTGCTATCAGGAACTTGAAGATGATAATAACGACTATTATCACGCAAAATGTAATAAAGCATTTTATGGTACAAGTAAAGCTCCAAGTCTTCCCTACCGATTAGAAGATATGGCTAAACTTGCAAAAGAAGCCATTGAACTATCCATAACCGTTCCTGGTGTACAGCCAAAATTATCTTTGAGTTTAATACAATCAAACTTAGAAGAGGGACAATCAGGACGTTTAACTATAATGGATGCTCTGGATGGAAATTACATTTTAAAACCACAAAATCAGTTATATGAGCAAATGCCTGAGAACGAGCATTTATCTATGAAATTAGCTGAATTATTTAACATTAACGTAGTTCCTCATAATTTGATTCCCTTGGCTTCGGGCGAATTGTGCTATATAACAAAGCGTATTGACCGACCAGCTCCCAATGCTAAAATACATATGATTGATTTACTGCAAATAGCAGAGCTTGAAGACAAATATAAAGGAACAATGGAAATGGTAGCTAAAACAATAGGAGAATTATCTGCAAATACCCTGCTAGACAAATTGCGCTTTTTTGAATTGGCAGTTTTTAATTATATCATTGGAAATAATGATATGCACTTGAAAAATTTCTCCATGTGGCATCCAAATTTAAGCTGGGAACTATCGCCTGCCTATGATCTATTAAATGTAAAAATCATATTACCAAAAGATGATGAAGATACAGCTTTATTGTTTGGAGGAAAAAAGAAAAATTTTACTAAAAAATATTTTGATCGATTTGGAGCTGTTTTAGAATTAAATGAAAAACAAGTTAATTTTGTCTACATGAGATTAGAAAAATGGCGTCTAAAAGCAATTGAACTTATTCAACAATCTTTTTTGGATGATGAAAAAAAGGACAATTACACTGCATTAATCGAGAAAAGGACACAACTATTTCTTTCTGAAAAATAA
- a CDS encoding HipA N-terminal domain-containing protein translates to MRQAIIKYNNQRAGVLSEQDSGEYNFVYDTEYCANHPDDFITFNMPVRTQTYTSKYLFPFFDGLIPEGWLLNIAAESWKINKNDRMGLLLACCQNSIGAVSVHPLIQSENA, encoded by the coding sequence ATGAGACAAGCTATAATAAAATATAATAATCAAAGAGCAGGGGTATTAAGCGAACAAGATAGTGGAGAATATAATTTTGTTTACGATACTGAATATTGTGCAAATCACCCCGACGACTTTATTACTTTTAATATGCCCGTACGCACACAAACCTATACAAGCAAGTATTTATTTCCTTTTTTTGATGGGTTAATTCCTGAAGGCTGGCTGTTGAATATAGCTGCAGAAAGTTGGAAAATTAATAAAAATGACCGAATGGGATTGTTATTGGCTTGTTGCCAAAATAGTATTGGTGCGGTAAGTGTTCACCCTTTAATTCAAAGTGAAAATGCGTAG
- a CDS encoding type II toxin-antitoxin system Y4mF family antitoxin, whose product MDSIANFVKTRRKQANLTQEEFAMKAGVALTVIRKIEQGKENLSLSKVNQVLKMFGHSVGPIIEK is encoded by the coding sequence ATGGATTCAATTGCCAATTTTGTAAAAACAAGACGTAAACAAGCTAATCTTACTCAAGAAGAGTTTGCTATGAAAGCAGGTGTTGCATTAACAGTCATTCGAAAAATAGAACAAGGCAAAGAGAATTTAAGCTTGTCTAAAGTGAATCAAGTTTTAAAAATGTTTGGTCATTCTGTAGGTCCAATAATTGAAAAGTAA